A part of Streptomyces sp. NBC_01235 genomic DNA contains:
- a CDS encoding non-ribosomal peptide synthetase, translating to MTIINEPGVQDLVHRIRSLPPKRRRALRTLLEKQGVDLSLLDLSASGVIPLPTRGPDEPVPLSFTQQRLWFLAQLDGASSAYNIPMAVLLRGRLDRSALVGALREVVQRHEALRTRFVDRDGVAYQHVGDGADFEVRQEELADPAELPRICAQEAAAPFDLEHDTLIRARLLRQSEQEHVLLVTMHHGVSDGWSIGVLYSDLVALYEALCAGRPSPLERLPIQYPDYTNWQREWLDDGVREPQVAYWSERLAGFDPRLSLPTDRERPPVKTYNGARETFRCPAELLHALREISARHDATLYMTLLAAYSALLHRYTQQTDVAVGTVVANRGRTEFEGLIGFFANTLVMRTDLSGDPTFPTLLAQVKQRALEAYEHQDVPFEAVVDALRLERSLSHSPVFQNMFVLQEAQTVEETKLGELEVLPVEFDVVATKFDLTLDLRETPDGLAGFIEYNTDLFDAETIRRFVRHYTNLLSSIADGPEERISRLTDLPQAERRRVVEEWNEAPAESVAQERCVHEWFEGVVAGSPDAVAVEFEGRSLSYGELNARANRLARHLRELGVGRESLVALCLPRSEHVVVGVLAVLKAGGGYVPLDPAAPVERLAHVLRDSVPRVLLVDGVIPEGLDAAGIAVVDVRADAVAWAGLPDGDLDRAEVGSASGDLAYVIYTSGSTGTPKGVMVEHRNVTRLFTATDRWYGFGDEDVWTLFHSFAFDFSVWEMWGALLYGGRLVVVPQVVTRSPREFYELVCSAGVTVLNQTPSAFRQLIAAQGEDGAPHGLRVVVFGGEALDVAALKPWMRRAVNRGTRLVNMYGITETTVHVTYRELAEADTDGSVSPIGHRIPDLRIYVLDGRGRPVPLGTVGELYVGGEGVARGYLNRPELTAERFVSDPFCDRADARMYKTGDLARQLPDGSLEYLGRNDDQVKIRGFRIELGEIEAALAGHEAVRSCVVMAREDQPGNKQLVAYVVLENGHAATDYPTELGRHVERMLPEYMVPSAYIALDTMPLTTNGKLDRKALPAPGIDAYAQREYVAPSTPTERALASLWAELLGFDEARVGANDNFFELGGHSLLITVLVAKLKELGREASVRSVFSSPTLARLAEEIDGTRAAVTDDSVPPNLIPLGCARVTPDMLPLVELTQEQIDTVVATVPGGSPNVQDVYPLAPAQEGILFHHLLDPDNDPYLVSVLLAADDEKVCASFTQALQTLIDRHDVLRTAVLTADLPEPVQVVHRTARLTVERTRLDAGTDAEQQARALLDSPRRMRVDRAPLLRLLIAEDPRSERRYLLLSAHHLIEDATTLRLVLQELAIHMAGRAALLKEPAPYRDFVAHTLRRTTADDEEAHFRAMLGDVTEQTTPFGLTDVHGDGHRYPQLRRALPSDLTAEVRAQARRLHVSPACLFHAAWACVTAAAAGSDDVVFGTVMSGRLQGVPGVEGMLGNFINTLPLRVRLADRTVQDLVADVDTGLKELIAREQSALSLAQRCSGLDADTPLFSAVINVRHFEPGHGDATGSAVAGQGIHWLAEADAINYPLVVSLDDFGSELALHVRVDDSVRCEALVGYVEAALSGIVGALAADDGAGTKAVDIDVLPAVERRRVVEEWNEAPAESVAQERCVHEWFEGVVAGSPDAVAVEFEGRSLSYGELNARANRLARHLRELGVGPDVRVGLCLPRSEWIVVCVLAVLKAGGGYVPLDPAAPVERLDHVVRDSAPRVLVVDGGLPDGLAVGDEPVVDVRADAVAWAGLPDGDLDRAEVGSASGDLAYVIYTSGSTGTPKGVMVEHRNVTRLFTATDRWYGFGDEDVWTLFHSFAFDFSVWEMWGALLYGGRLVVVPQVVTRSPREFYELVCSAGVTVLNQTPSAFRQLIAAQGEDGAPHGLRVVVFGGEALDVAALKPWMRRAVNRGTRLVNMYGITETTVHVTYRELAEADTDGSVSPIGHRIPDLRIYVLDGRGRPVPLGTVGELYVGGEGVARGYLNRPELTAERFVSDPFCDRADARMYKTGDLARQLPDGSLEYLGRNDDQVKIRGFRIELGEIEAALAGHEAVSHGVVVPRGSDDSRALVAYVSPTPQWLDDAAREQNATLLDQWQRVFEDQYAGTGDDAPADLNLAGWDSSYTGTPVPEAGMREWIDGTVQRIADLRPRRLLEIGCGTGLLLFRYADACESVHAFDLSTSALADVRRGVERRGWSHVTLEQGDALSMARLAGQTFDTIVLNSVAQYFPNRVYLEETIARMLPLLEDGGHIFIGDVRNLDLLPAHLSAVERSRAGGRTTAGALVEQVRRRRRQESELLLSPTYFACIAERFPELGDYDLMAKRGVEDNEMSAYRYDVVLTKGTAAPVKPLTWLDADTTDRLSALLEDGAPDRFGISGLRNPRVADDVRVGEQLTRWSPSHEVDPLPGGVRLAEQATHEIRELEAVLLRAEELGYRVAATWSQDRLDGLDLVFGRDGLPPVRARAPYREAHLANFPRIGDLGPSVARTLKEHLSVRLPEYMLPSVFMLLEELPITPNGKVDKRALPAPDEGAVAKETYVAPRTETQRILCRVLEEVLAVSRVGIEDTFFALGGHSLLAVRLNLRVRQETGRELPLQLILTGPTVAEMAAAMEEEPSAAEAVPLVPAVPFGEGEEVPLSLQQGDLWFLGHPEHLDASYDNAQLAHRLTGRLDRDAFARAVQALVARHAVLRTGYVHRDGNIVQRVNDAAGFEATVTEPVAGEDALAEWLRDERTRPFEPEGPYAVRIHLVPVADDEHVVVLTRPWGVFDGWSLTIVLTELMLLYGALSRGEAPQLPELPLQYADYARWQRKVLDGVVLNRQRDYWKSQLDGLPACLSLRTDHPRRPVKSYQGAKVAFDVPQSVLARLRQLGQEHDGTLYMTLLSAFAVLLGGHADDRELAIGSPVTNRPRAELEQLVGYFVNTVVIRLGVAPDRVFTDLLAQTRQVTGEAHEHKDLPFAELVGDLVPEADPAYSPLFQVMFNLVPNPAAAAGGEGGAADLAVSPVAADPGPAKYDLNLTVLETDSGLQCQLEYSTDLFTQDTAERMARTYELLLREIAAEPAVELARLRARAEATSDADATA from the coding sequence ATGACCATCATCAATGAGCCGGGTGTGCAGGACCTCGTGCACAGGATCCGGTCGCTGCCGCCCAAGCGACGACGTGCCCTGAGGACGCTGCTCGAGAAGCAGGGCGTCGACCTCTCCTTACTCGATCTCTCCGCGTCCGGCGTCATCCCGCTGCCGACGCGCGGCCCGGACGAGCCCGTGCCGCTCTCCTTCACCCAGCAACGCCTGTGGTTCCTCGCCCAGTTGGACGGAGCGAGCTCGGCGTACAACATCCCGATGGCTGTGCTGCTGCGCGGGCGCCTCGACCGCTCCGCACTGGTGGGCGCGCTGCGCGAGGTGGTGCAGCGGCACGAGGCCCTGCGCACCCGCTTCGTGGACCGCGACGGCGTCGCGTACCAGCACGTCGGCGACGGCGCGGACTTCGAGGTCCGGCAGGAGGAGCTCGCCGACCCCGCCGAGCTGCCCCGCATCTGCGCGCAGGAGGCCGCCGCTCCCTTCGACCTGGAGCACGACACGCTGATCCGGGCCCGGCTGCTGCGCCAGTCCGAGCAGGAGCACGTCCTGCTGGTGACGATGCACCACGGCGTCTCCGACGGCTGGTCGATCGGCGTCCTCTACAGCGATCTCGTCGCCCTCTACGAGGCGCTGTGCGCGGGCCGTCCCTCGCCGCTGGAGCGGCTGCCGATCCAGTACCCCGACTACACCAACTGGCAGCGCGAGTGGCTCGACGACGGGGTGCGGGAGCCGCAGGTGGCCTACTGGAGCGAGCGGCTCGCCGGATTCGATCCGCGGCTGTCCCTGCCCACGGACCGTGAGCGCCCGCCCGTCAAGACGTACAACGGCGCGCGCGAGACCTTCCGCTGCCCGGCCGAACTCCTCCACGCCTTACGGGAGATCAGCGCCCGGCACGACGCCACGCTCTACATGACGCTGCTCGCCGCCTACTCCGCCCTGCTGCACCGCTACACGCAGCAGACCGACGTCGCCGTCGGCACGGTGGTGGCCAACCGCGGCCGCACCGAGTTCGAAGGGCTCATCGGCTTCTTCGCCAACACCCTGGTGATGCGCACCGATCTGTCCGGCGACCCGACCTTCCCCACGCTCCTCGCCCAGGTCAAGCAGCGAGCGCTGGAGGCGTACGAGCACCAGGACGTCCCCTTCGAGGCCGTCGTGGACGCCCTGCGCCTGGAGCGCAGCCTCAGCCACTCGCCGGTCTTCCAGAACATGTTCGTGCTCCAGGAGGCGCAGACCGTCGAGGAGACCAAGCTGGGCGAACTGGAGGTCCTCCCGGTCGAGTTCGACGTCGTGGCCACCAAGTTCGACCTCACCCTCGACCTGCGCGAGACCCCGGACGGGCTCGCCGGCTTCATCGAGTACAACACCGACCTGTTCGACGCCGAGACGATCCGGCGCTTCGTGCGCCACTACACCAACCTGCTCTCCTCAATCGCCGACGGGCCGGAGGAGAGGATCTCCCGGCTCACAGACCTCCCGCAGGCCGAGCGTCGGCGTGTGGTGGAGGAGTGGAACGAGGCTCCGGCGGAGTCGGTGGCGCAGGAGCGGTGTGTGCATGAGTGGTTCGAGGGGGTGGTGGCGGGTTCGCCGGATGCGGTGGCGGTGGAGTTCGAGGGGCGTTCGCTGTCCTACGGGGAGTTGAACGCGCGCGCCAACCGTCTGGCGCGACACCTGCGTGAACTGGGTGTCGGCCGGGAGTCGTTGGTTGCGTTGTGTCTGCCGCGCAGTGAGCACGTCGTCGTGGGCGTGCTGGCTGTCCTGAAGGCGGGCGGCGGCTATGTGCCGCTGGATCCCGCGGCTCCTGTCGAGCGGCTTGCGCATGTGCTGCGTGACAGTGTGCCTCGGGTGTTGCTGGTCGACGGGGTGATTCCGGAGGGGCTGGATGCGGCCGGCATCGCGGTGGTGGATGTGCGTGCGGACGCTGTGGCGTGGGCCGGGCTGCCGGACGGGGACCTGGACCGTGCCGAGGTCGGTTCCGCTTCCGGTGATCTGGCGTATGTGATCTATACGTCGGGGTCGACGGGGACGCCGAAGGGCGTGATGGTCGAGCACCGGAACGTGACGCGCCTGTTCACGGCGACGGACCGCTGGTACGGCTTCGGGGACGAGGATGTGTGGACGCTGTTCCACTCTTTCGCATTCGACTTCTCGGTGTGGGAGATGTGGGGTGCGTTGTTGTACGGCGGGCGCCTGGTGGTGGTGCCGCAGGTGGTGACCCGCAGCCCGCGCGAGTTCTATGAGTTGGTGTGTTCGGCCGGGGTGACGGTGCTGAACCAGACGCCGAGTGCGTTCCGGCAGTTGATCGCGGCCCAGGGCGAGGACGGCGCGCCGCACGGGTTGCGGGTGGTCGTCTTCGGCGGGGAGGCGCTGGATGTCGCGGCGTTGAAGCCGTGGATGCGGCGTGCGGTCAACCGTGGGACCCGGTTGGTGAACATGTACGGGATCACCGAGACCACGGTCCATGTGACCTATCGGGAGCTGGCGGAGGCGGACACGGACGGCTCGGTCAGTCCGATCGGCCACCGTATCCCGGACCTTCGGATCTATGTCCTGGACGGACGCGGGCGGCCTGTTCCCCTGGGCACGGTCGGTGAGTTGTACGTCGGTGGCGAAGGCGTGGCCCGGGGTTACCTCAATCGTCCCGAGCTGACGGCGGAGCGGTTCGTGTCTGACCCGTTCTGTGATCGGGCCGACGCGCGGATGTACAAGACGGGTGACCTGGCGCGGCAGTTGCCGGACGGATCCCTTGAGTACCTGGGGCGCAACGACGACCAGGTCAAGATCCGCGGCTTCCGCATCGAACTCGGCGAGATCGAAGCCGCCCTCGCCGGGCACGAAGCGGTCCGCTCCTGCGTGGTCATGGCCCGCGAGGACCAGCCGGGCAACAAGCAGCTCGTGGCGTACGTCGTCCTGGAGAACGGGCACGCCGCGACGGACTACCCCACCGAACTCGGGCGGCACGTCGAGCGCATGCTCCCCGAGTACATGGTCCCCAGCGCCTACATCGCTTTGGACACCATGCCGTTGACCACCAACGGCAAGCTCGACCGCAAGGCGCTGCCGGCCCCCGGCATCGACGCCTACGCCCAGCGCGAATACGTGGCCCCGAGCACCCCCACCGAGCGGGCGCTCGCCTCGCTCTGGGCGGAGCTCCTCGGCTTCGACGAGGCCCGCGTCGGCGCCAACGACAACTTCTTCGAGCTCGGCGGCCATTCGCTGCTCATCACGGTCCTGGTGGCCAAGCTGAAGGAACTGGGCCGCGAGGCCTCGGTGCGCAGCGTGTTCAGCAGCCCGACGCTGGCCCGTCTCGCGGAGGAGATCGACGGGACGCGGGCCGCCGTCACGGACGACAGCGTTCCGCCGAACCTGATCCCGCTGGGCTGCGCGCGCGTCACCCCGGACATGCTGCCCCTGGTCGAGCTGACCCAGGAGCAGATCGACACCGTCGTCGCCACCGTGCCCGGCGGCTCGCCCAACGTCCAGGACGTCTACCCGCTGGCGCCCGCACAGGAGGGCATCCTCTTCCACCACCTCCTTGACCCGGACAACGACCCCTACCTGGTCTCCGTCCTCCTCGCCGCCGACGACGAGAAGGTGTGCGCTTCGTTCACGCAGGCGCTCCAGACGCTGATCGACCGGCACGACGTGCTGCGCACCGCCGTGCTCACCGCCGATCTGCCCGAGCCCGTGCAGGTAGTGCACCGCACCGCCCGTCTGACGGTCGAGCGGACGCGCCTCGACGCCGGTACGGACGCCGAGCAGCAGGCGCGTGCCCTGCTGGACAGCCCCCGGCGCATGCGGGTCGACCGAGCCCCCCTGCTGCGGCTGCTCATCGCCGAGGACCCGCGCTCCGAGCGGCGCTATCTGCTCCTGAGCGCCCATCACCTCATCGAGGACGCCACCACCCTGCGGCTCGTCCTGCAGGAGCTGGCCATCCACATGGCGGGCCGCGCCGCGCTGCTCAAGGAGCCCGCCCCGTACCGTGACTTCGTTGCCCACACCCTGCGGCGGACGACGGCGGACGACGAGGAGGCCCACTTCCGGGCGATGCTCGGCGACGTCACCGAGCAGACCACGCCATTCGGCCTGACGGACGTGCACGGCGACGGCCACCGGTACCCGCAGCTGCGCCGCGCCCTGCCGTCCGACCTCACCGCCGAGGTGCGCGCACAGGCCAGGCGGCTGCACGTCAGCCCCGCTTGCCTGTTCCACGCCGCATGGGCGTGCGTCACGGCCGCGGCCGCCGGGAGCGACGACGTGGTGTTCGGCACCGTGATGTCGGGACGCCTGCAGGGCGTGCCCGGCGTGGAGGGAATGCTCGGGAACTTCATCAACACCCTGCCGCTGCGGGTACGCCTCGCGGACCGGACGGTCCAGGACCTCGTCGCGGACGTCGACACCGGCCTCAAGGAGCTGATCGCCCGCGAGCAGAGCGCGCTGAGCCTGGCCCAGCGCTGCAGCGGCCTGGACGCCGACACCCCGCTGTTCAGCGCGGTGATCAACGTCCGGCACTTCGAGCCGGGACACGGCGACGCGACCGGGTCCGCCGTCGCCGGCCAGGGCATCCACTGGCTTGCGGAGGCAGACGCGATCAACTACCCCCTGGTGGTCTCGCTCGACGACTTCGGCAGCGAACTCGCCCTGCACGTCCGCGTGGACGACTCCGTGAGGTGCGAGGCGCTCGTCGGATACGTCGAAGCGGCGCTGTCCGGCATCGTCGGCGCGCTCGCAGCGGACGACGGCGCCGGCACCAAGGCCGTCGACATCGATGTCCTGCCCGCCGTCGAGCGTCGGCGTGTGGTGGAGGAGTGGAACGAGGCTCCGGCGGAGTCGGTGGCGCAGGAGCGGTGTGTGCATGAGTGGTTCGAGGGGGTGGTGGCGGGTTCGCCGGATGCGGTGGCGGTGGAGTTCGAGGGGCGTTCGCTGTCCTACGGGGAGTTGAACGCGCGCGCCAACCGTCTGGCACGGCACCTGCGTGAACTGGGTGTGGGACCCGACGTCCGGGTCGGACTGTGCCTGCCGCGCAGCGAGTGGATCGTCGTGTGCGTGCTCGCGGTCCTGAAGGCGGGCGGCGGCTATGTGCCGCTGGACCCGGCCGCGCCCGTCGAGCGACTCGACCACGTGGTGCGCGACAGTGCCCCGCGCGTGCTGGTCGTGGACGGCGGACTTCCCGACGGGCTGGCCGTAGGGGACGAACCGGTGGTGGATGTGCGTGCGGACGCTGTGGCGTGGGCCGGGCTGCCGGACGGGGACCTGGACCGTGCCGAGGTCGGTTCCGCTTCCGGTGATCTGGCGTATGTGATCTATACGTCGGGGTCGACGGGGACGCCGAAGGGCGTGATGGTCGAGCACCGGAACGTGACGCGCCTGTTCACGGCGACGGACCGCTGGTACGGCTTCGGGGACGAGGATGTGTGGACGCTGTTCCACTCTTTCGCATTCGACTTCTCGGTGTGGGAGATGTGGGGTGCGTTGTTGTACGGCGGGCGCCTGGTGGTGGTGCCGCAGGTGGTGACCCGCAGCCCGCGCGAGTTCTATGAGTTGGTGTGTTCGGCCGGGGTGACGGTGCTGAACCAGACGCCGAGTGCGTTCCGGCAGTTGATCGCGGCCCAGGGCGAGGACGGCGCGCCGCACGGGTTGCGGGTGGTCGTCTTCGGCGGGGAGGCGCTGGATGTCGCGGCGTTGAAGCCGTGGATGCGGCGTGCGGTCAACCGTGGGACCCGGTTGGTGAACATGTACGGGATCACCGAGACCACGGTCCATGTGACCTATCGGGAGCTGGCGGAGGCGGACACGGACGGCTCGGTCAGTCCGATCGGCCACCGTATCCCGGACCTTCGGATCTATGTCCTGGACGGACGCGGGCGGCCTGTTCCCCTGGGCACGGTCGGTGAGTTGTACGTCGGTGGCGAAGGCGTGGCCCGGGGTTACCTCAATCGTCCCGAGCTGACGGCGGAGCGGTTCGTGTCTGACCCGTTCTGTGATCGGGCCGACGCGCGGATGTACAAGACGGGTGACCTGGCACGGCAGTTGCCGGACGGATCCCTTGAGTACCTGGGGCGCAACGACGACCAGGTCAAGATCCGCGGCTTCCGCATCGAACTCGGCGAGATCGAAGCCGCCCTCGCCGGGCACGAAGCAGTCTCCCACGGCGTCGTCGTCCCGCGCGGCTCCGACGACAGCCGTGCGCTTGTCGCCTACGTGAGCCCGACGCCGCAGTGGCTCGACGACGCCGCCCGCGAGCAGAACGCCACACTCCTGGACCAGTGGCAGCGGGTCTTCGAGGACCAGTACGCCGGGACCGGCGACGACGCCCCCGCCGACCTCAACCTGGCGGGCTGGGACAGCAGTTACACCGGCACACCCGTGCCCGAAGCCGGCATGCGCGAGTGGATCGACGGCACCGTCCAGCGCATCGCCGACCTGCGGCCGCGGCGCCTGCTGGAGATCGGCTGCGGCACCGGACTCCTCCTGTTCCGCTACGCGGACGCCTGCGAGTCGGTGCACGCCTTCGACCTGTCGACCTCGGCGCTCGCCGATGTCCGCCGGGGGGTGGAACGCCGCGGCTGGAGCCACGTCACCCTGGAGCAGGGTGATGCCCTGTCGATGGCCCGCCTGGCCGGGCAGACCTTCGACACGATCGTGCTCAACTCCGTTGCGCAGTACTTCCCGAACCGGGTCTACCTGGAGGAGACGATCGCCCGGATGCTGCCGCTCCTCGAGGACGGCGGCCACATCTTCATCGGCGACGTACGCAACCTCGACCTGCTCCCGGCCCACCTGAGCGCGGTCGAACGCAGCCGCGCCGGAGGCCGCACCACGGCCGGGGCTCTCGTCGAACAGGTGCGTCGCCGCCGCCGGCAGGAGAGCGAACTGCTCCTGAGCCCCACCTACTTCGCCTGCATCGCCGAGCGCTTCCCCGAGCTGGGCGACTACGACCTCATGGCCAAGCGCGGCGTCGAGGACAACGAGATGTCCGCCTACCGCTACGACGTCGTCCTGACCAAGGGGACGGCTGCCCCCGTGAAGCCCCTGACGTGGCTGGATGCCGACACCACGGACCGGCTGAGCGCCCTCCTGGAGGATGGCGCCCCCGACCGCTTCGGTATCAGCGGCTTGCGCAACCCCCGGGTCGCCGACGACGTGCGCGTCGGTGAGCAACTGACCCGCTGGTCGCCCTCCCACGAAGTGGACCCGCTTCCCGGTGGCGTCCGACTGGCGGAGCAAGCCACCCACGAGATAAGGGAGTTGGAGGCCGTACTGTTGCGTGCCGAAGAGCTCGGCTACCGGGTGGCGGCCACCTGGTCGCAGGATCGGCTCGACGGCCTCGACCTGGTTTTCGGCCGGGACGGTCTGCCGCCGGTCCGGGCCCGCGCGCCCTACCGCGAGGCGCACCTGGCGAACTTCCCGCGGATCGGCGACCTGGGTCCCTCGGTGGCCCGCACGCTCAAGGAGCACCTGTCCGTGCGGCTGCCGGAGTACATGCTGCCCAGCGTGTTCATGCTCCTCGAAGAGCTGCCCATCACCCCCAACGGAAAGGTCGACAAGCGGGCGCTGCCCGCCCCGGACGAGGGCGCCGTGGCCAAGGAGACCTACGTCGCGCCGCGCACCGAGACCCAGCGGATCCTCTGCCGCGTCCTCGAGGAGGTGCTCGCGGTCAGCCGTGTCGGCATCGAGGACACCTTCTTCGCGCTCGGCGGGCACTCCCTCCTGGCAGTCCGGCTCAACCTGCGCGTGCGCCAGGAGACGGGCCGTGAGCTGCCGCTGCAGCTGATCCTCACGGGCCCCACCGTGGCCGAGATGGCCGCGGCGATGGAGGAGGAGCCGTCCGCCGCCGAGGCCGTGCCGCTCGTGCCGGCCGTGCCCTTCGGGGAAGGCGAAGAGGTGCCGCTCTCGCTCCAGCAGGGCGACCTGTGGTTCCTCGGCCACCCGGAGCACCTGGACGCCTCGTACGACAACGCGCAGCTGGCCCACCGGTTGACGGGACGCCTCGACCGCGACGCCTTCGCGCGCGCCGTCCAGGCCCTCGTCGCACGGCACGCGGTGCTGCGCACCGGCTACGTACACCGCGACGGAAACATCGTGCAGCGCGTCAACGACGCCGCCGGCTTCGAGGCGACCGTCACCGAGCCGGTCGCCGGGGAGGATGCCCTCGCCGAGTGGCTGCGGGACGAACGCACCCGTCCCTTCGAGCCGGAGGGCCCGTACGCGGTGCGGATCCACCTGGTGCCGGTCGCGGACGACGAGCACGTCGTCGTGCTCACCCGCCCCTGGGGTGTCTTCGACGGCTGGTCGCTGACCATCGTGCTCACCGAACTCATGCTTCTGTACGGCGCGTTGAGCAGGGGCGAGGCGCCGCAGCTGCCGGAGCTGCCGCTCCAGTACGCCGACTACGCCCGCTGGCAGCGCAAGGTGCTGGACGGTGTGGTGCTCAACCGTCAACGTGACTACTGGAAAAGCCAGTTGGATGGTCTGCCCGCCTGTCTGTCGCTGCGCACCGACCACCCGCGCCGACCGGTGAAGTCCTATCAGGGTGCCAAGGTCGCGTTCGACGTCCCGCAGTCCGTGCTCGCGCGGCTCAGGCAGCTGGGCCAGGAACACGACGGCACGCTGTACATGACCCTGTTGTCGGCGTTCGCCGTGCTCCTGGGCGGTCACGCGGACGACCGCGAGCTGGCCATCGGCTCGCCCGTCACCAACCGGCCGCGGGCCGAACTGGAGCAGCTGGTCGGCTACTTCGTCAACACGGTGGTGATCCGCCTCGGCGTCGCACCGGACCGTGTCTTCACCGACCTCCTCGCCCAGACCAGGCAGGTCACGGGGGAGGCCCACGAGCACAAGGACCTGCCCTTCGCCGAACTGGTCGGGGACTTGGTGCCGGAGGCCGATCCCGCGTACTCCCCACTGTTCCAGGTGATGTTCAACCTGGTGCCGAACCCGGCGGCCGCGGCCGGCGGAGAGGGCGGAGCGGCGGACCTGGCGGTGAGCCCCGTCGCTGCCGACCCCGGTCCGGCGAAGTACGACCTCAACCTGACCGTCCTGGAAACGGACTCCGGTCTGCAGTGTCAACTGGAGTACAGCACCGACCTGTTCACGCAGGACACCGCTGAGCGCATGGCGCGGACGTACGAGCTGCTGCTGCGGGAGATCGCGGCGGAGCCCGCGGTGGAGCTGGCCCGGTTGCGGGCCCGGGCGGAGGCAACCTCCGACGCAGACGCGACCGCATGA